GCATGTGGATGAGCTGGACGACGTGGGGCGACTCGCTCAGCGTGGTGACGATCTTCTCGCGGTCTTCGCGCCGGGCCCCCTCTCCGATGAGAAGGCTTCGCATCTCGACGGCGAGCACGATTGCGATGACTCCGAGGAGTAGGCCGATCAGAAGCGTTCCCACCCCATCGTAGAGGGCGTTTCCCGTCACCGCAGCGAGGCTCACGGCGGCGAGCGCGATGACGAGGCCGATGAGGGCTCCGGCATCCTCCAGCAGGACGACCGGAAGCTCCGGAGAGCGGGACCTGCGGATGAAGTCCGTCCATGACGCGCGCCCGCGGGTGTGGTTCGCTTCGACGACGGCGGTGCGGAACGACCAGCCTTCGAGGAGGATGCCCCCGCAGAGGATCCCGATTGCCCAACTCAGGTCTTCGAGCGGATGTGGGTGGCGGATCTTCTCAATCCCCTCGACGACGGAGAACACTGAGCCGAGCGCGAACAGGACGAGCGATACGACGAACGCCCAGAAGTAACGCTCACGGCCGTAGCCGAACGGATGCTGCGGCGTCGCATCGCGCTGGGCGAGCTTGTGCCCGAGCATGAGCAGGCCCTGGTTGCCCGTGTCGGCAAACGAGTGAATCGACTCGGCAAGCATCGACGAAGATCCCGTGAACACGAACCCCACGACCTTGGCGATCGCGATACCCAGGTTTGCGAGAAAGGCCGCAATGATTGCTTTGGTTCCACCGCCTGCGGACATCTAGCTCCTCCGACTCATGCTCACCTCGGCCATGGGCGTGGGATAGACGAAGTCTCTCGTCTAGGCAATTCTGAGAGCACCAATTGTAGCCGGCCGCTTGACCGCCGGCCCTGCGAGCGGGAAACCCATTCGCATGGGACGTCTCGAGAATCAGGTTTGTGTCATCACCGGAGCGGGAATGGGGATCGGGCGGGGGATCGCGCGGAGCTATGCGCGTGAGGGCGCGCGTGTCCTGGTGGCGGAGTTGGATCCGGACGCGGGCGAGCGCGTGGCCGCCGAGCTGGCGGAGATCGGCGCCGATGCGCGCTTCGTGCGCACCGACGTGAGCGACAAGGACCAGGTGCACGCGGCGATCGCCGATGCGGTGTCCGCCTGGGGGACGGTCCACGTGCTGGTCAACAACGCGTGGGGCGGCAGCAACATCGCGCGGTTGGAGTGGAAGACCGATGAAAACATGATGCACGGCCTCAAGACGGGATACTTATCCGTCTTCTGGGCGATGCAAGCCGTCTTCCCCCACATGAAGGCGCAGGGCGGCGGCAGCATCATCACGATGTGCTCACTCAATGGGGTGAACGCGCACATGTATTCCGTGGAGTACAACGCGTCGAAGGAGGCCGCCCGGACGCTCACCCGAACGGCAGCCCGTGAATGGGGCCGCCATCAGATTCGTTGCAACGTGATCTGTCCGGCCGCGGCCACCGAGGCCTACGTCCGCTTCCGCGACCAGAATCCGGAGACCGCCGAGGTCATGCTCACCCAGAACCCCATGGGCCGAATGGGCGACCCCGAGACCGACATCGCCGGCGTCGCCCTTTTCCTAGCCTCAGACGACTCGAAGTACCTGACAGGAAACACGCTCTTCGCCGACGGCGGCGGCCACATCAACGGCGTAAACTGGTCCCCCGACCTCCCGGAGGAGAGGGACGTTGGTTAGTCGTTGTTTAGTCTAAACAACGACTAACCAACGTCCCCCCGGAGTTCGTTCAGGAACGCGCGGACGGAGTCGGTGAAGACGTCGTTGTTGTCGCCGGCGACCATGTGGCCGGCGCCGGAGACGTCGACGAACTTGGCGTGGGGGACGAGCTCGAGGAAGTGGCGGGCGCCTTCTTCGCTGAGGAGGTCGCTCTGGCGGCCGCGGACGAGAAGGGTGGGGATGTCGACCGCGCGCGCGGCGTCGTCGATCATGTCGTCGCGGCCTTCGGTCTGGCGGTCGATTCCGACGAAGCCGGGATCCCAATGCCAGCGCCAGCGACCGTCGTCGCCCTTGCGTAGATTTTTCGCGAGGCCCTCGGAGCTCTTCGGCCGCGGGCGGTTCGGGTTGTAGGCGGCGACCGCGTCGGCGCATTCGTCGAGCGTTGCGAACCCGTCCGAGTGCGCCTTCATGAACTCGAGGATCCGCTCCACGCCGTCGCGCTCCATCCGGGGGGCGACGTCGACCAGGATGAGGCCGATTGCGAAGTCGCCCTCGGATTCGCCCTGAGCGAGGAGGGCGGCGAGCCCTCCCAGCGAGGCCCCGACTAGAACAGGAGGCTTGGCGAGTTGGGGGATCAGCTCGACGATGTCCGCCGCGTAGTCCTGGAGCTGGTACTGCTGGTCCTTCGCCCAGTCGCTCTCGCCGTGTCCGCGTTGGTCGAGGGCGACGACCTGCCACCCGTCTTCTGCCAAGGCGCATGCGGTATCGGACCAGGAATGCCGAGTCTGTCCGCCGCCGTGCAGCAGGACGACGGGCGTTCCGTTCGGGTCTCCGTAGACGTCGGCCTGTAGCGTGAGGCCCTTCGCGCCTTCGAAGGCGATGGGGCGTGGTCGTCCGCGTCGCATATCTCGTGCACGCTAGTGGTCGGCGATCGTGCTCGCAAAAGGCGACGGTTGCCCCGGCACGAGGCATCGGCCATGGTTTCGGGCCCACATGCCAGTCCAATTCCAAGGGCGACGCCTCCTCGCCGGCTTGTTCTTGCTCGCCTGCGCGTGCACGACGCCGGATCCGGGTCCGCCGGCGCAGCCGAACGTCCTCCTCGTTTCGATCGACACGCTGCGCAGCGATCACCTCGGCGCGTACGGCTACGACCGCGATACGAGCCCAGTGCTGGACCGGCTCGCCGCGGAGGGCGCGCTATTCGAGTCCGTCGTCGCGTCGTCGTCGTGGACGCTGCCGTCGCACACGACGCTCCTCACGGGACTCCCGCCCGAGCTGCACGGCGTGGACACCTCCGAGGAACGTCTCCTGACGGAAGCGA
This DNA window, taken from Candidatus Binatia bacterium, encodes the following:
- a CDS encoding cation diffusion facilitator family transporter, translated to MSAGGGTKAIIAAFLANLGIAIAKVVGFVFTGSSSMLAESIHSFADTGNQGLLMLGHKLAQRDATPQHPFGYGRERYFWAFVVSLVLFALGSVFSVVEGIEKIRHPHPLEDLSWAIGILCGGILLEGWSFRTAVVEANHTRGRASWTDFIRRSRSPELPVVLLEDAGALIGLVIALAAVSLAAVTGNALYDGVGTLLIGLLLGVIAIVLAVEMRSLLIGEGARREDREKIVTTLSESPHVVQLIHMRTQHIGPEELLVGAKVEFKRGMSTTEIAHAIDALEVAIRSAVPIVGPMYIEPDLLRPTTTTAQPEARTDS
- a CDS encoding alpha/beta hydrolase; amino-acid sequence: MRRGRPRPIAFEGAKGLTLQADVYGDPNGTPVVLLHGGGQTRHSWSDTACALAEDGWQVVALDQRGHGESDWAKDQQYQLQDYAADIVELIPQLAKPPVLVGASLGGLAALLAQGESEGDFAIGLILVDVAPRMERDGVERILEFMKAHSDGFATLDECADAVAAYNPNRPRPKSSEGLAKNLRKGDDGRWRWHWDPGFVGIDRQTEGRDDMIDDAARAVDIPTLLVRGRQSDLLSEEGARHFLELVPHAKFVDVSGAGHMVAGDNNDVFTDSVRAFLNELRGDVG
- a CDS encoding SDR family NAD(P)-dependent oxidoreductase: MGRLENQVCVITGAGMGIGRGIARSYAREGARVLVAELDPDAGERVAAELAEIGADARFVRTDVSDKDQVHAAIADAVSAWGTVHVLVNNAWGGSNIARLEWKTDENMMHGLKTGYLSVFWAMQAVFPHMKAQGGGSIITMCSLNGVNAHMYSVEYNASKEAARTLTRTAAREWGRHQIRCNVICPAAATEAYVRFRDQNPETAEVMLTQNPMGRMGDPETDIAGVALFLASDDSKYLTGNTLFADGGGHINGVNWSPDLPEERDVG